The sequence GTGTTCGGCGAGATTGGAGAGCGACCTCTTCAGCCGCGGGTTATACTTCTCGAGGAACGGGATGATCTCGGACCGCACCACATTGCGGAAATATACCGGCTCGACATTGGTGCTGTCTATCCTGTACGGGACGCCTTTCTTATCCAGGCAATCCTTTATCTCGCTCTTCTCCAGCTCGATCAGGGGCCGTATCACCCTGATGGCGCCCTCTTCCCGGACGGGCGCTATGCCCGCCATACCCTTGAGCGCGGTCCCTTTCACGATCCTCATCAGCACGGTCTCGGCCTGGTCGTCGAGGGTGTGCCCGGTGGCCACGACGCCTGCCCCGCACCTTTTCGCCGCTCTTGCAAAGAACTTGTACCGCTCTTCCCTGGCAGACTCCTCGGTCGAAAGCCCTCTCTTCCTCGCGGCCCTGATATCTATCCGTTCATGGATGCATCCGACCCCAAGGTCCTTCGATATCTCCTTCACAAAACCGGAATCCGCCTCCGACTCTTCGCCGCGCAGGCAGTGATCGAGGTTGCAGACCCATAATTCGCGTATGCCGAGTTTCTTCTTCAAACCGGCCAGGGCATGCAGGAGGAATACGGAATCGGGGCCCCCGGAAACGGCCGCGAGCACGGTATCTCCGGCCCTGACCATATCATAGTTCTTGACGGTCTTCAGAATGCGTTCTAAATGTGCCTGTGGCAGGGCCATCCTGTGGGCCTTCTTATCTGTAGTTACAGAAATTGAGCGCGAGCGGGAAATCTATCTTTCGCAGGTGAGCCATGACCGCCTGGAGGTCGTCCTTCTTCGGCGAGAATACCCTGACCTTCTCCCCCTCTATCTGCGGCTGTACCTTCAGCCCCAGGCCCTTTATGACGGCGACCAGGTCCTTCGCCTTCTCCTTCGGGATCCCGGTAGCGATATCGACCTCCTGCTGGAGGTGGCCGCCGAACACCTGCTGCGGGTCCTTGAACGTGAGCGACTTGAGCGAGACGCCGCGCTTGGCGAACTTGCCCGCCAGGATATCCTTGACGGAACGGAGCTTGAAGTCGTCGTCGCCCACAAGGAGGAGCTTCTTCTCGGCGCGGTTGAAGTCGATCGATGACTTGCTGTTCTTGAAGTCATAGCGCTGGGCCATCTCCTTCTTCGCCTGGTTCACCGCGTTATCGACTTCCTGCATATCCACTTCGGAAACTATATCGAATGAAAAGTTCTCTTTGGCCATCTCTAACCTACCTTCTTTCCGCCGTCCTTCCCGCAGCGCGGGCACTTCAGCGCATCGCCGTCATCGGCGTCCTTCTTCGGCAGTTCCACGCACCACGCGTGTCCGCAGAACGAGCACATCACATCTTCCAATACCGGTTTATCGGGCATATTCTTCTCCTTATAAGTTAATATTAAGCATGTATAGGTTAATATTAAAGGCGCGCGCCGTCAAGTGGTATTTAATGAATTCAATTTTGCCTTTTACAAAGCGAGACGCTGTGCTATAATAGCGACCGTCACTTTTGGCGGGGTAGCTCAGTCTGGCAGAGCAGTCGGCTCATACCCGGCGTGTCACTGGTTCAAATCCAGTCCCCGCTACCAATTTTTCCTGGTCCCCTCCTTCGCAGCTTCTGATATTCAGAGATGTTTTGCTTCGGAGGGCAGGCTGCCGCTCCCTCGCCTTTTGTTTCTAT is a genomic window of Candidatus Omnitrophota bacterium containing:
- a CDS encoding YajQ family cyclic di-GMP-binding protein; protein product: MAKENFSFDIVSEVDMQEVDNAVNQAKKEMAQRYDFKNSKSSIDFNRAEKKLLLVGDDDFKLRSVKDILAGKFAKRGVSLKSLTFKDPQQVFGGHLQQEVDIATGIPKEKAKDLVAVIKGLGLKVQPQIEGEKVRVFSPKKDDLQAVMAHLRKIDFPLALNFCNYR
- the tilS gene encoding tRNA lysidine(34) synthetase TilS, coding for MALPQAHLERILKTVKNYDMVRAGDTVLAAVSGGPDSVFLLHALAGLKKKLGIRELWVCNLDHCLRGEESEADSGFVKEISKDLGVGCIHERIDIRAARKRGLSTEESAREERYKFFARAAKRCGAGVVATGHTLDDQAETVLMRIVKGTALKGMAGIAPVREEGAIRVIRPLIELEKSEIKDCLDKKGVPYRIDSTNVEPVYFRNVVRSEIIPFLEKYNPRLKRSLSNLAEHLREDLEFINEEKAKAREGKIGSRNGRLTIKLKDLVVQPKALQKEILRDMLGQIGGEVKKLSFRHWKEIEHFIRYNRKGNALDLPGGVRLERTGETLEFYLL